A region of Micromonospora chokoriensis DNA encodes the following proteins:
- a CDS encoding ABC transporter ATP-binding protein, whose translation MISRHRRAVGIVLALHGAAAVAGLAPPWLLGTIVDRVTAGAGVATVDRLALAIAGCVVVSALLSRYAQYAGHRFGERAVAELREEFVSRTLGLPVSVVERAGSGDLATRSSVDVATVGTTFRDVVPTIVIASVQLTLLFGAVFLLHPLLGLAALAGLPSIVAVTRWYLRRASSAYLIEGAAAAELTETLTTTAEGARTVEALRLTDDRIRHGTDRITRVWRARRATLALRTVFFSVVEASYPLPIALVLLVGGYLLSRDMVSLGAVVAAALYLQQAIDPLDRLLQWTEQAQRGFASYARVLGVGLVPAEPPGRTTTSRGEQLVVRGARFSYSGGADVLHGIDLEVQPGERLAVVGPSGAGKSTLARLLAGIDAPRQGVVSIGGCPVTDLDPAERRRRIALVTQEHHVFIGSVRDNLAFAAPDASDEQMRAALGTVGADWFAGLPEGLDATLGDGGRQLGAAEAQQLALARLVLADPHTLILDEATAALDPTTARRTERALAAVLVGRTVIAIAHRLNTAHDADRVAVLAGGRITEIGSHDDLVAAGGAYADLWRSWHTPADEPRT comes from the coding sequence ATGATCAGTCGGCACCGGCGCGCGGTAGGGATCGTGCTGGCGCTGCACGGCGCCGCCGCGGTCGCCGGGCTCGCCCCACCGTGGCTGCTGGGCACCATCGTCGACCGGGTCACCGCCGGCGCGGGCGTGGCCACAGTGGACCGGCTGGCGCTGGCCATCGCCGGCTGCGTCGTGGTCAGCGCGCTGCTCTCCCGGTACGCGCAGTACGCCGGTCACCGTTTCGGCGAACGAGCGGTCGCGGAGCTGCGCGAGGAGTTCGTCTCCCGGACACTCGGGCTGCCGGTCTCGGTCGTCGAGCGCGCCGGCTCCGGGGACCTGGCCACCCGCAGCTCGGTCGACGTGGCGACGGTCGGCACCACCTTCCGGGACGTGGTGCCCACCATCGTCATCGCCTCGGTGCAGTTGACGTTGTTGTTCGGTGCGGTCTTCCTGCTGCACCCGCTGCTCGGGCTCGCGGCGTTGGCCGGGCTTCCGTCGATCGTCGCGGTGACCCGCTGGTACCTGCGGCGGGCCAGCTCCGCTTACCTGATCGAGGGCGCGGCGGCAGCCGAGCTGACCGAGACGCTCACCACGACCGCCGAGGGCGCCCGCACGGTGGAGGCGCTGCGGCTGACCGACGACCGGATCCGGCACGGCACCGACCGGATCACCCGTGTGTGGCGGGCCCGACGGGCCACCCTCGCGCTGCGTACGGTGTTCTTCTCGGTCGTGGAGGCCAGCTACCCGCTGCCGATCGCGCTGGTGCTGCTCGTTGGCGGCTATCTGCTCTCCCGGGACATGGTGTCGCTCGGCGCGGTGGTCGCCGCCGCGCTCTACCTGCAACAGGCGATCGACCCGTTGGACCGGCTGTTGCAGTGGACGGAGCAGGCGCAGCGGGGCTTCGCGTCGTACGCCCGGGTGCTCGGCGTCGGTCTGGTCCCGGCGGAGCCGCCGGGCCGGACGACCACGTCACGGGGTGAGCAGCTCGTCGTCCGGGGTGCGCGGTTCTCCTACTCCGGTGGAGCGGACGTGCTGCACGGCATCGACCTGGAGGTGCAGCCCGGCGAGCGGCTGGCGGTCGTCGGTCCGTCGGGCGCCGGCAAGTCCACCCTGGCCCGGCTGCTGGCCGGGATCGACGCGCCCCGACAGGGCGTGGTCAGCATCGGTGGCTGCCCGGTCACCGACCTCGACCCGGCCGAGCGGCGCCGCCGGATCGCCCTGGTCACCCAGGAGCACCACGTCTTCATCGGCTCGGTACGGGACAATCTGGCGTTCGCCGCGCCGGACGCCTCCGACGAGCAGATGCGGGCCGCGCTCGGCACCGTGGGCGCCGACTGGTTCGCGGGCCTGCCGGAGGGACTGGACGCCACGCTCGGCGACGGTGGTCGTCAGCTCGGCGCGGCGGAGGCCCAGCAACTCGCGCTGGCTCGACTGGTGCTGGCCGACCCGCACACGCTGATCCTCGACGAGGCGACCGCCGCGCTCGATCCGACCACGGCGCGGCGCACCGAGCGGGCTCTGGCCGCCGTGCTGGTCGGGCGCACCGTCATCGCGATCGCGCACCGGCTCAACACCGCGCACGACGCCGACCGGGTGGCCGTGCTGGCGGGCGGCCGGATCACCGAGATCGGCAGCCACGACGACCTGGTAGCGGCCGGCGGGGCCTACGCCGACCTGTGGCGCTCCTGGCACACCCCGGCCGACGAGCCCCGGACATGA
- a CDS encoding ABC transporter transmembrane domain-containing protein → MRYLWWLTRRQPWRVLRGSLLGTAWMIGLSARPYLIARAVDDGLRTRDTGALAFWVAAVVVAGVALSFLGTMRHRTMTFIREDAKARSAEVLLRHLSRIGSVLPRRVASGEVSTIGGSDIDWTAQVLTLTGPGVGAVVAYGVIAVVLWSISPMLAVCVLVGVPAVGLVVGPLLRRLERAESIYRRQQGALTARSGDIVAGLRVLAGVGGRGLFASRYAARSQELRAEGYRVGAVISWIDAATVAIPGLFLAAVVWLTARMAVTGDVTIGELVAVYGYVATLIVPVWFLLEGSHQLIRGRVAARRIIGLLTVTADDVGGPGRRWSGPVPGARQPEALAAPADPADLYDPVTGLTVRAGRLTGVAADDPAAAVALADRLGRYVVSDTTWGGVPLAGIALDEVRTRILVADHDSYLFAGTLRDILRAGAADGDDRVDAAVRTASAEDVVDALPAGLDTPIDSRARTLSGGQRQRVRLARAVLAEPEVLILVDPTSAVDAHTEARIAERLRVARADRTTVLIATSPLLLGRADVVAHLNGGRITATGSHADLLDSDADYRHLVARGSDDPDPADAEGAYR, encoded by the coding sequence ATGCGATACCTGTGGTGGCTCACCCGCCGCCAACCCTGGCGGGTGCTGCGCGGCAGCCTGCTCGGCACGGCCTGGATGATCGGGCTGTCGGCCCGGCCCTACCTGATCGCCCGCGCCGTCGACGACGGTCTGCGCACCCGCGACACAGGGGCGCTGGCGTTCTGGGTCGCGGCCGTCGTCGTCGCGGGGGTGGCCCTGTCGTTCCTGGGCACCATGCGGCACCGCACGATGACCTTCATCCGGGAGGACGCCAAGGCCCGTTCCGCCGAGGTCCTGCTGCGCCATCTGTCCCGGATCGGCTCGGTGCTGCCCCGCCGGGTCGCCTCCGGTGAGGTGTCCACCATCGGCGGCTCCGACATCGACTGGACGGCACAGGTGCTGACGCTGACCGGGCCGGGTGTCGGAGCGGTCGTCGCCTACGGGGTCATCGCCGTGGTGCTCTGGTCGATCTCCCCGATGCTCGCGGTGTGCGTGCTGGTGGGGGTGCCGGCGGTCGGGCTGGTCGTCGGGCCGCTGCTACGCCGCCTCGAACGGGCCGAGTCGATCTACCGCCGGCAGCAGGGCGCGCTCACCGCCCGGTCCGGTGACATCGTGGCCGGGCTGCGGGTGCTCGCCGGGGTGGGCGGTCGGGGCCTGTTCGCCAGCCGGTACGCGGCCCGATCCCAGGAGCTGCGCGCCGAGGGCTACCGGGTGGGCGCCGTCATCAGCTGGATCGACGCGGCGACGGTCGCCATCCCCGGGCTGTTCCTGGCGGCGGTCGTGTGGCTGACGGCTCGGATGGCGGTGACGGGCGACGTCACGATCGGGGAACTGGTCGCCGTCTACGGCTACGTGGCGACCCTGATCGTGCCGGTCTGGTTCCTGCTGGAGGGCAGTCACCAGCTGATCCGGGGGCGGGTCGCCGCCCGACGGATCATCGGCCTGCTCACCGTGACCGCGGACGACGTGGGCGGCCCGGGTCGCCGGTGGTCGGGCCCGGTGCCCGGGGCACGCCAGCCGGAAGCCCTGGCGGCGCCGGCCGACCCCGCCGACCTGTACGACCCGGTGACCGGGCTGACCGTCCGCGCCGGCCGGCTGACCGGGGTGGCCGCCGACGACCCGGCGGCGGCCGTGGCACTGGCCGACCGGCTCGGCCGGTACGTGGTCAGCGACACCACCTGGGGTGGCGTGCCGCTGGCCGGTATCGCCCTGGACGAGGTCCGCACCCGGATCCTCGTCGCCGACCACGACTCGTACCTCTTCGCCGGGACACTGCGCGACATCCTGCGCGCCGGGGCCGCCGACGGTGACGACCGGGTCGACGCGGCAGTGCGGACGGCCTCGGCCGAGGACGTGGTCGATGCCCTGCCGGCAGGGCTGGACACCCCGATCGACTCCCGGGCCCGGACCCTCTCCGGCGGTCAACGCCAACGGGTCCGCCTCGCGCGCGCCGTCCTCGCCGAGCCGGAGGTGCTGATCCTCGTCGACCCGACGTCGGCGGTGGACGCGCACACCGAGGCCCGGATCGCCGAACGGTTACGGGTCGCGCGGGCCGACCGCACGACGGTGCTGATCGCCACGTCACCGCTGCTGCTCGGCCGAGCCGACGTGGTCGCGCACCTGAACGGCGGCCGGATCACCGCCACCGGCAGCCACGCCGACCTGCTCGACTCGGACGCCGACTACCGGCACCTGGTGGCCCGGGGCAGCGACGATCCCGACCCCGCCGACGCCGAGGGGGCGTACCGGTGA
- a CDS encoding bifunctional 3'-5' exonuclease/DNA polymerase encodes MSEGGGRIAFVLVAVVADDRGGGVLCPLDPAGRPAGPTQVVTDLTAAVAAHEAAEHPRWVWSGSASVYPALLRAGVRVDRCHDVELTEALLLGHAGRWGEPRSLAAAWARLTGAVVPPDPPPRTAAPPGHGQGALFDTLPGPPGPGIEALTQVYADQLARIARTEHPGRFRLLVAAESAGALIAVEMGVAGLPWRADVHDEILHELLGEPSPVGGPPRRLADLAARIADALGVRHLHADSPAELLKAFARAGVELPNTRAWVLRGVDHPAVPLVLEYKELYRIWTAHGWAWREQWVQGGRFQPEYVPGGVVSGRWATRGGGALQIPKVIRRAVVADPGWRLVVADAGQLEPRVLAAVSGDSRLAAAGGAGDLYAALARDSFGGDRAKAKVALLGAMYGQTGGAAVPALAVLKRSYPTAFGYVEAAARTGETGGLVRSWLGRTCPPGSAGFGDLDDAGSDPEGAADPQSPRARAARSRGRFTRNFVIQATAAEWASTLLATLRTELAGTDAELVFFQHDEVMVHAPAAQAAAVAEAVTRSGERASALLFGATPVRFPLDLSVVDCYADAT; translated from the coding sequence CTGTCAGAGGGGGGAGGCAGAATCGCGTTCGTGCTGGTGGCGGTGGTGGCTGACGATCGGGGCGGGGGAGTGCTGTGCCCGCTCGACCCCGCCGGTCGCCCGGCCGGCCCGACCCAGGTCGTCACCGACCTGACGGCCGCCGTCGCCGCCCACGAGGCCGCCGAGCACCCGCGTTGGGTCTGGTCCGGCTCCGCGTCGGTCTACCCGGCGCTGCTGCGCGCCGGCGTCCGGGTCGACAGGTGTCACGACGTGGAGCTGACCGAGGCGTTGCTGCTGGGGCACGCGGGCCGCTGGGGCGAGCCCCGCTCGCTGGCCGCCGCCTGGGCCCGGCTGACCGGTGCGGTGGTGCCGCCCGACCCGCCGCCGCGCACCGCCGCGCCACCCGGGCACGGCCAGGGCGCGCTCTTCGACACGCTGCCCGGCCCGCCGGGCCCGGGCATCGAGGCACTGACCCAGGTGTACGCCGACCAGCTCGCCCGCATCGCGAGGACCGAGCACCCGGGTCGGTTCCGGTTGCTGGTGGCCGCCGAGTCCGCCGGCGCGTTGATCGCGGTGGAGATGGGGGTCGCCGGGCTGCCCTGGCGGGCCGACGTGCACGACGAGATACTGCACGAGCTGCTGGGTGAGCCGTCTCCGGTGGGTGGCCCACCACGCCGTCTCGCCGACCTGGCCGCCCGGATCGCCGACGCGCTCGGCGTACGCCACCTGCACGCCGACTCCCCGGCGGAGCTGCTGAAGGCGTTCGCTCGGGCCGGGGTGGAGCTGCCGAACACCCGGGCCTGGGTGTTGCGCGGCGTCGATCACCCGGCGGTGCCGTTGGTGCTGGAATACAAGGAGCTCTACCGGATCTGGACGGCGCACGGCTGGGCCTGGCGTGAGCAGTGGGTGCAGGGCGGCCGGTTCCAACCGGAGTACGTGCCGGGTGGCGTCGTCTCCGGCCGGTGGGCCACCCGGGGTGGTGGCGCGTTGCAGATCCCGAAGGTGATCCGACGGGCGGTGGTGGCCGATCCGGGCTGGCGGCTGGTGGTCGCCGACGCCGGCCAGTTGGAGCCTCGGGTGCTCGCCGCGGTGTCCGGCGACTCCCGGTTGGCGGCGGCGGGTGGTGCCGGCGACCTCTACGCCGCGTTGGCCCGCGACTCGTTCGGCGGTGACCGGGCCAAGGCCAAGGTGGCCCTGCTCGGCGCGATGTACGGGCAGACCGGGGGTGCCGCGGTGCCCGCCCTGGCGGTGCTGAAGCGCAGTTACCCGACCGCGTTCGGCTACGTCGAGGCGGCGGCCCGTACCGGTGAGACGGGTGGGCTGGTGCGGTCGTGGCTGGGGCGGACGTGCCCGCCCGGCTCGGCCGGGTTCGGCGATCTCGACGACGCGGGTTCCGATCCGGAAGGGGCGGCCGATCCACAGAGTCCACGGGCTCGTGCGGCACGGTCCCGGGGGCGTTTCACCCGCAACTTCGTCATCCAGGCGACCGCCGCCGAGTGGGCTTCCACGTTGCTGGCCACGCTGCGGACGGAGTTGGCCGGCACCGATGCCGAACTGGTCTTCTTCCAGCACGACGAGGTGATGGTGCACGCTCCCGCCGCGCAGGCGGCGGCGGTCGCCGAGGCCGTCACGCGGTCCGGCGAGCGGGCCTCCGCGCTGCTCTTCGGTGCGACGCCGGTGCGGTTTCCGCTGGACCTGTCGGTCGTCGACTGCTACGCCGACGCGACCTGA
- a CDS encoding nucleotidyltransferase family protein has product MIIAAGGGRRIGGPEALLCQGDKPLVNQMIDTMTEAGCEQIVVVLGAAAEQVQETADLSRATVVINKAWGTGVGSSIRAGLAAMEDEGIEAVVVVPVDMPGLTAAAISRVAALPYPDVLVCATYDGLRGYPMLFGRRHWPGIATLASADVGARPYLLAHKDQIVDIACDSVADGSRVDTPELMELYGLTVPPQRVGV; this is encoded by the coding sequence ATGATCATCGCAGCGGGTGGGGGACGACGGATCGGTGGTCCCGAGGCGCTGCTGTGCCAGGGGGACAAGCCCCTGGTCAATCAGATGATCGACACGATGACCGAGGCGGGCTGCGAGCAGATCGTGGTCGTCCTGGGCGCCGCCGCCGAGCAGGTCCAGGAAACTGCCGACCTGAGCAGGGCCACCGTTGTGATCAACAAGGCGTGGGGCACCGGAGTCGGCTCGTCCATCCGGGCCGGACTGGCCGCGATGGAGGACGAGGGGATCGAGGCGGTGGTCGTGGTCCCGGTCGACATGCCGGGTCTGACCGCCGCGGCGATCAGCCGGGTGGCCGCGTTGCCGTACCCGGACGTGCTGGTCTGCGCCACCTACGACGGGTTGCGCGGCTACCCGATGCTCTTCGGTCGCCGGCACTGGCCCGGCATCGCCACGCTGGCCAGCGCCGACGTCGGCGCGCGGCCCTACCTGCTGGCGCACAAGGACCAGATCGTCGACATCGCCTGCGACTCGGTGGCCGACGGCAGCCGGGTCGACACGCCGGAGCTGATGGAGCTCTACGGGCTCACCGTTCCGCCGCAGCGCGTGGGCGTCTGA
- a CDS encoding S1 family peptidase, whose translation MRFVKVGWRAGLTLVLVAAGLTSSGLPAQAATSVAAADGTYRFVAKLTIGEPGQAGSTTCSGALVAPQWVITAKDCFGPSGVASGPPPRPTTATVGRTSLSTSTGTVSAVDRLVSHPGRNVVLARLTSPASNITPIRLARDVPRYGQVLRVAGYGRTATEWVPDRLHTAQFTVGWWADQTATTFDVAARVPATASICKGDAGGPAFRELESGPQLVAINGSSWQAGCIAETQTRQGAVEVRVDDLLDWVRGTIVDFPLADGSLYREPAGAIAVITGGAPVWFDSVEEISATGYPQSWAAVPDGTFGLLPAVPRNGTLVAAPNHGIYVVAGGAKIWFNSPQEIIDTGYGGTAPTIVPTRHLDTFPDVPRDGTVVSGPGHGIYVVAGGALVWFASPQEMVDSGYGGVAPAILPARYLSGLSGTPRDGTMVTTPSGDVFLTVGGAKKHFRSWDEIVESGYVDAPLTVLPTRYLEGLPTAPSD comes from the coding sequence ATGAGATTTGTCAAGGTCGGCTGGCGGGCGGGGTTAACGCTCGTCCTGGTGGCGGCGGGTCTGACGTCGTCCGGGCTACCGGCACAAGCAGCTACCAGCGTCGCAGCCGCTGACGGCACATACCGATTCGTCGCGAAACTGACGATCGGGGAGCCGGGCCAGGCCGGAAGCACCACCTGTTCCGGTGCGCTTGTCGCGCCGCAATGGGTGATTACCGCCAAGGATTGTTTCGGACCGTCCGGTGTGGCCTCGGGGCCACCGCCACGTCCCACGACGGCTACGGTCGGCCGCACGAGTCTGAGCACGTCCACCGGCACGGTCTCGGCCGTCGACAGGCTGGTGTCGCATCCGGGGCGCAACGTGGTCCTGGCCCGGTTGACGAGTCCGGCCAGTAACATCACCCCGATCAGGCTCGCCCGGGACGTGCCGCGATACGGGCAGGTGCTCCGCGTCGCGGGCTACGGCCGGACCGCTACCGAGTGGGTGCCCGACCGCCTGCACACCGCCCAGTTCACTGTGGGCTGGTGGGCCGACCAGACGGCGACGACCTTTGACGTGGCGGCCCGTGTTCCGGCGACCGCGAGCATCTGCAAGGGTGACGCCGGTGGGCCGGCCTTCCGGGAGTTGGAATCCGGCCCGCAGTTGGTGGCGATCAACGGCTCCTCGTGGCAGGCCGGATGCATCGCTGAGACCCAGACCCGGCAGGGCGCCGTCGAGGTCCGTGTCGACGACCTCCTCGACTGGGTCCGTGGGACCATCGTCGACTTCCCTCTCGCAGACGGGTCGCTGTACCGCGAGCCGGCGGGGGCGATCGCGGTCATCACTGGTGGAGCACCCGTCTGGTTCGACAGCGTCGAGGAGATCTCGGCAACTGGCTACCCCCAGTCCTGGGCAGCCGTTCCGGACGGCACGTTCGGGTTGCTGCCGGCCGTTCCGCGCAACGGCACGCTCGTGGCGGCGCCGAACCACGGCATCTATGTGGTCGCGGGTGGGGCGAAGATCTGGTTCAACAGCCCGCAGGAGATCATCGATACCGGGTACGGCGGGACAGCGCCGACCATCGTGCCGACCCGTCACCTCGACACCTTCCCCGACGTCCCACGTGACGGCACAGTGGTGTCCGGTCCTGGTCACGGCATCTACGTGGTCGCGGGTGGCGCCCTGGTGTGGTTCGCCAGCCCACAGGAGATGGTCGATTCCGGTTACGGTGGAGTGGCGCCGGCTATCCTGCCCGCTCGTTACCTGAGCGGCCTCTCCGGCACTCCCCGTGACGGCACGATGGTGACGACTCCCAGCGGCGACGTCTTCCTGACCGTCGGCGGGGCCAAGAAACACTTCCGCTCATGGGACGAGATCGTGGAGAGTGGGTACGTCGACGCGCCGCTCACGGTGCTGCCGACCCGCTATCTCGAAGGGCTGCCGACGGCACCCTCCGATTGA
- a CDS encoding GH1 family beta-glucosidase yields MTQHHFPESFVWGSATAAYQIEGAANEDGRGPSIWDTYSHTPGRTLNGDTGDVAADHYHRWADDLGHIADLGLDAYRFSIAWPRVQPGGSGRFNQAGIDFYSRLVDGLLERGVRPVATMYHWDLPQELENAGGWAVRETALRFQEYAAGIVGALGDRVHTWTTLNEPWCSAYLGYASGVHAPGRTEPAAALAAVHHLNLAHGLAGRVVRELAPAAELSVTLNLHVIRGASDSAADQDAVRRIDALANRAFLGPMLDGAYPADLLADTAAVTDWSFVHDGDEKQIAVPLDVLGVNYYSSTLVRAWDGVSARSDADGHGASTSTPWVAADDVDFLPQPGPYTAMGWNIDPPALTELLLRLHREYPNQPMMITENGAAFDDEVSADGRIHDDRRIDYLRRHIGAVGDARAQGADVRGYFVWSLLDNFEWGYGYDRRFGIIRVDYDTQVRTWKDSAHWYQRLAATGQLPDA; encoded by the coding sequence ATGACGCAACACCACTTCCCGGAGAGCTTCGTCTGGGGATCGGCGACGGCGGCGTACCAGATCGAGGGCGCGGCCAACGAGGACGGGCGCGGGCCGTCGATCTGGGACACCTACAGCCACACACCGGGTCGGACGCTGAACGGCGACACCGGCGACGTGGCCGCCGACCACTACCACCGGTGGGCCGACGACCTCGGGCACATCGCCGACCTCGGGCTCGACGCGTACCGGTTCTCCATCGCGTGGCCACGGGTGCAGCCCGGCGGCTCGGGCCGGTTCAACCAGGCCGGCATCGACTTCTACTCGCGGCTGGTCGACGGGCTGTTGGAGCGGGGCGTCCGGCCGGTGGCGACCATGTACCACTGGGACCTGCCGCAGGAGTTGGAGAACGCCGGCGGCTGGGCGGTGCGGGAGACCGCGCTGCGCTTCCAGGAGTACGCCGCGGGCATCGTCGGCGCGCTGGGCGACCGGGTGCACACCTGGACGACGCTCAACGAGCCGTGGTGCTCGGCGTACCTTGGCTACGCCTCCGGCGTGCACGCGCCCGGCCGCACCGAGCCGGCGGCGGCGCTGGCCGCGGTGCACCACCTGAACCTCGCGCACGGCCTGGCCGGGCGGGTGGTCCGGGAGCTGGCCCCGGCCGCCGAGCTGTCGGTGACGCTGAACCTGCACGTCATCCGGGGGGCGTCCGACTCCGCCGCCGACCAGGACGCGGTACGCCGGATCGACGCGCTGGCCAACCGGGCGTTCCTCGGCCCGATGCTCGACGGGGCGTACCCGGCCGACCTGCTGGCCGACACCGCGGCCGTGACCGACTGGTCGTTCGTCCACGACGGTGACGAGAAGCAGATCGCGGTGCCGCTGGACGTGCTCGGGGTCAACTACTACTCCAGCACCCTCGTGCGGGCGTGGGACGGGGTGTCGGCCCGCTCCGACGCCGACGGGCACGGGGCGTCGACCTCGACGCCGTGGGTCGCGGCGGACGACGTGGACTTCCTGCCGCAGCCCGGCCCGTACACGGCGATGGGGTGGAACATCGACCCGCCGGCGCTGACCGAGCTGCTGCTGCGTCTGCACCGTGAATACCCGAACCAGCCGATGATGATCACGGAGAACGGCGCGGCGTTCGACGACGAGGTGTCGGCCGACGGCCGGATCCACGACGACCGGCGGATCGACTACCTGCGCCGGCACATCGGTGCGGTGGGTGACGCCCGGGCGCAGGGCGCCGACGTGCGCGGCTACTTCGTCTGGTCGCTGCTGGACAACTTCGAGTGGGGCTACGGCTACGACCGCCGCTTCGGCATCATCCGGGTCGACTACGACACCCAGGTACGCACCTGGAAGGACAGCGCCCACTGGTACCAGCGCCTCGCCGCGACCGGCCAACTGCCGGACGCCTGA
- the yicI gene encoding alpha-xylosidase: MKFTDGYWQLRPGVSVLRPGTVESVEPDQRGFTVFAPTGRITGRGDTLNRPLVTARFFSPAPGVVGVTIAHHSGGLPREPHFGLSTDDTHPVAVDVSGLSATLTTGELTARVALVDGWRVDFRHGDRLLTASTERSIGLVTDAEGRQHVHERLALGVGETVYGLGERFGPFVKNGQTVDIWNADGGTASEQAYKNVPFYLSSAGYGVFVDHPEHVSFEVGSEIVTQTQFSVEGQSLTYYVIDGPTPKDVLRRYTALTGRPARIPAWSYGLWLSTSFTTSYDEKTVTEFVDGMAERGLPLSVFHFDCFWMRQFHWVDFVWDPATFPDPEGMLRRLRERDLKVCVWINPYIAQRSYLFEEGRQAGYLVRRPDGSIWQWDKWQAGMALVDFTNPDAVRWFTGKLRVLLDMGVDCFKTDFGERIPTDVVWHDGSDPQRMHNYYSYLYNKAVFELLEAERGTGEAVLFARSATTGGQQFPVHWGGDCEATFAAMAESLRGGLSLASSGFGYWSHDIGGFEGTPDPVVFKRWVAFGLLSSHSRLHGSGSYRVPWAFDDEAVDVLRHFTQLKLRLMPYLAAAAEEAHRDGTPMMRPMVVEFPDDPATAYLDRQYMLGPDVLVAPVLSADGDVTYYVPAGTWTHLVSGAQVTGPAWVTEKHAFDSLPVLARPGAVIPFGARDDRPDYEWADDVRLRLYAPAEGQRTRVRVPSPGHGPGAEFDVRYEDGTAGAALVAGTSTGYICEIQGTER, translated from the coding sequence GTGAAGTTCACCGACGGGTACTGGCAACTGCGCCCCGGTGTCAGTGTCCTGCGCCCCGGCACCGTGGAGTCGGTCGAGCCGGACCAGCGCGGGTTCACCGTCTTCGCACCGACCGGTCGGATCACCGGACGCGGCGACACCCTCAACCGGCCCCTGGTCACCGCCCGGTTCTTCTCCCCCGCCCCGGGCGTCGTCGGGGTGACGATCGCCCACCACAGCGGCGGGCTGCCCCGCGAACCGCACTTCGGGCTGAGCACCGACGACACGCATCCCGTCGCCGTCGACGTCAGCGGGCTCAGCGCGACGCTGACCACCGGTGAGCTGACCGCGCGGGTCGCGCTCGTCGACGGGTGGCGCGTCGACTTCCGGCACGGCGACCGGCTGCTCACCGCCTCCACCGAACGCAGCATCGGCCTCGTCACCGACGCCGAGGGCCGGCAGCACGTGCACGAGCGGCTCGCGCTGGGTGTCGGCGAGACGGTGTACGGGTTGGGCGAGCGCTTCGGCCCGTTCGTGAAGAACGGGCAGACCGTCGACATCTGGAACGCCGACGGCGGCACCGCCAGCGAGCAGGCGTACAAGAACGTGCCGTTCTACCTCAGCAGCGCCGGCTACGGGGTGTTCGTGGACCATCCGGAGCACGTGTCGTTCGAGGTCGGCTCCGAGATCGTCACCCAGACCCAGTTCAGCGTCGAGGGCCAGTCGCTCACCTACTACGTGATCGACGGGCCCACCCCGAAGGACGTGCTGCGTCGCTACACGGCGCTCACCGGCCGCCCGGCCCGCATCCCCGCCTGGTCGTACGGGTTGTGGCTGTCCACCTCCTTCACCACCTCGTACGACGAGAAGACAGTCACCGAGTTCGTCGACGGCATGGCCGAACGCGGGCTGCCGCTGTCGGTGTTCCACTTCGACTGCTTCTGGATGCGCCAGTTCCACTGGGTTGACTTCGTCTGGGACCCGGCGACGTTCCCGGACCCGGAGGGGATGCTGCGCCGGCTACGCGAGCGCGACCTGAAGGTGTGCGTGTGGATCAACCCGTACATCGCGCAGCGCTCGTACCTCTTCGAGGAGGGCCGGCAGGCCGGCTACCTGGTGCGCAGGCCCGACGGTTCGATCTGGCAGTGGGACAAGTGGCAGGCCGGCATGGCGCTCGTCGACTTCACCAACCCGGACGCGGTCCGCTGGTTCACCGGCAAGCTCAGGGTGCTGCTCGACATGGGCGTGGACTGCTTCAAGACCGACTTCGGCGAGCGCATCCCCACCGATGTGGTGTGGCACGACGGTTCGGACCCGCAGCGCATGCACAACTACTACTCCTACCTCTACAACAAGGCGGTCTTCGAGCTGCTGGAGGCGGAGCGCGGCACGGGCGAGGCGGTGCTGTTCGCCCGCTCGGCCACCACCGGTGGGCAGCAGTTCCCGGTGCACTGGGGCGGTGACTGCGAGGCGACGTTCGCCGCGATGGCCGAGTCGCTGCGCGGCGGGCTGTCCCTGGCGTCGTCCGGCTTCGGTTACTGGAGCCACGACATCGGCGGCTTCGAGGGCACCCCCGATCCGGTGGTGTTCAAGCGGTGGGTCGCCTTCGGGTTGCTCTCCTCGCACTCCCGGCTGCACGGCTCCGGGTCCTACCGGGTGCCGTGGGCGTTCGACGACGAGGCCGTCGACGTCCTGCGGCACTTCACCCAGCTCAAGCTCCGCCTGATGCCGTACCTCGCGGCCGCCGCCGAGGAGGCGCACCGCGACGGTACGCCGATGATGCGGCCGATGGTCGTGGAGTTCCCGGACGACCCGGCCACCGCGTACCTGGACCGGCAGTACATGCTCGGCCCCGACGTGCTGGTCGCCCCGGTGCTCAGCGCCGACGGCGACGTCACCTACTACGTGCCCGCCGGCACCTGGACGCACCTGGTCAGCGGGGCGCAGGTCACCGGCCCCGCCTGGGTCACCGAGAAGCACGCGTTCGACAGCCTTCCGGTGCTGGCCCGCCCCGGCGCGGTCATCCCGTTCGGCGCACGCGATGACCGCCCGGACTACGAGTGGGCGGACGATGTGCGGCTACGGCTGTACGCACCGGCCGAGGGGCAACGGACCCGGGTACGGGTACCGTCACCCGGGCACGGGCCGGGCGCCGAGTTCGACGTGCGCTACGAGGACGGGACGGCCGGTGCCGCACTGGTCGCCGGTACCTCGACGGGCTACATCTGCGAGATCCAGGGGACTGAACGATGA